A single uncultured Acetobacterium sp. DNA region contains:
- a CDS encoding PLP-dependent aminotransferase family protein, whose product MITIPFKNKGEFLYVEIYEFIKKEITDGSLKYGEKLPSKRSLASHLAVSVNTVDTAYSQLVAEGYLEAIPKRGYFVCEIDTYLLEQKACVQEKNIRTIKSEAIKIDFSPNAIDRRIFPYEAFRKIFKSTFNEYDFNLLNKPDIQGELELRKALVDLLYRSRGVRCTEEQIIIGSGTDHLLQILGLLWGRNKFIVLENPVYLKAYNIFEKMGNPVISVDIDEKGIQIEPLKDHTDVAVYVTPSHQFPLGMSMPIDRRIKLLNYANQEAESYIIEDDYDSEFRYNEKPLPSLQSIDSNGKVIYIGTFSKSIAPSIRISYMVLPEVLLKNYLKIADAISSPVSSLEQKMIAAFIADGVFEKHVNKMRKVYKEKRIVLMNALKQWGNRVKITGENAGHHLLVQLNNGLTEEEMYVRALDGGVKVYPVSPYFIHGLPENYRSMVLLGYGSLTDTEIYEGIDILKKVWEL is encoded by the coding sequence ATGATTACGATACCGTTTAAAAATAAGGGCGAGTTTCTTTATGTGGAGATATACGAATTTATTAAAAAGGAAATTACCGATGGCAGCTTAAAATATGGGGAAAAGCTCCCTTCAAAACGGAGTTTGGCCAGTCATCTGGCGGTGAGTGTTAATACGGTGGATACGGCTTATAGTCAGCTGGTGGCTGAGGGATATCTTGAGGCTATTCCCAAAAGGGGATATTTTGTTTGCGAGATTGACACCTATTTATTGGAGCAAAAGGCCTGTGTTCAAGAAAAAAATATTAGAACGATAAAATCTGAGGCCATCAAAATTGATTTTTCACCCAATGCAATTGACCGTCGTATTTTCCCTTATGAGGCGTTCCGTAAAATATTCAAGTCAACCTTTAATGAATATGATTTTAATTTATTAAATAAGCCGGATATTCAGGGGGAGTTGGAGCTGCGAAAAGCGCTGGTGGATTTACTTTATCGATCCCGCGGAGTGCGTTGTACTGAGGAGCAGATCATTATCGGATCGGGAACCGATCATTTGCTGCAAATATTGGGTTTGCTATGGGGACGGAATAAATTTATTGTCTTGGAAAATCCGGTTTATCTGAAAGCATACAATATTTTTGAAAAAATGGGGAACCCGGTCATTTCTGTTGATATTGATGAAAAGGGGATACAAATTGAACCATTAAAAGACCATACTGACGTGGCGGTTTATGTTACGCCGTCCCATCAATTCCCGCTGGGAATGAGCATGCCCATTGATCGGCGGATTAAACTGCTGAATTATGCCAATCAAGAAGCTGAAAGCTATATCATTGAGGATGATTATGACAGTGAATTTCGCTACAATGAAAAGCCCCTGCCATCACTTCAAAGTATTGATAGTAATGGCAAGGTCATTTATATCGGTACCTTTTCAAAATCCATTGCTCCGTCAATTCGGATTAGTTATATGGTTTTACCTGAGGTTTTATTAAAGAATTATCTGAAAATTGCGGATGCAATCAGTTCTCCGGTTTCCAGTCTGGAGCAGAAAATGATTGCTGCTTTTATTGCCGATGGTGTTTTCGAAAAGCATGTCAACAAAATGAGAAAAGTTTACAAAGAAAAGCGGATCGTTTTAATGAATGCTTTAAAACAATGGGGCAATCGGGTTAAAATAACTGGTGAGAATGCCGGTCATCACCTTCTGGTACAGCTGAACAACGGACTGACAGAGGAGGAGATGTATGTGCGTGCTTTAGATGGTGGTGTTAAGGTTTATCCGGTTTCCCCTTATTTTATCCACGGACTTCCAGAAAATTATCGAAGCATGGTATTGTTGGGATATGGTTCATTAACCGATACCGAAATTTACGAGGGAATTGATATCCTCAAAAAAGTTTGGGAATTATAG
- a CDS encoding pyridoxamine kinase — MQTKQKRVAAIHDISCVGRCSLTVALPIISAAGFDTSVLPTAVLSTHTGGFENFTYRDLTADIRPISDHWQSLNLEFDALYSGFLGSFEQIDLVATLFDTFQTEKTLILVDPVMADHGELYSIYTQEMAKGMTKLCAKADIIVPNLTEAAFLLDEPYVGENYDQNYVEELLVKLSQLGSKKVVLTGISFDDSKLGAATYDADANTFDYAFNDRISDFFHGTGDIFGSTLLSALLNDFSLKDSSQIAVDYTRECIIKTVELNQEKRYGVCFERAIPYLIKRLGL, encoded by the coding sequence ATGCAAACTAAACAAAAGCGGGTTGCCGCTATTCATGATATTTCCTGCGTGGGCCGCTGTTCGCTAACCGTGGCTTTGCCCATTATCTCCGCCGCCGGATTTGACACCAGTGTCTTGCCAACGGCTGTTTTATCCACGCACACCGGAGGTTTTGAAAACTTTACTTACCGGGATTTAACTGCCGACATCCGTCCTATTTCTGATCACTGGCAATCCCTTAATCTAGAATTTGATGCCTTATACAGCGGTTTTTTAGGTTCATTTGAACAGATTGATCTGGTTGCAACGCTGTTTGACACCTTTCAAACAGAAAAAACCCTGATTCTGGTTGATCCGGTGATGGCTGATCATGGCGAGCTCTATTCAATTTATACTCAGGAAATGGCCAAAGGCATGACCAAGCTTTGTGCCAAAGCGGATATTATCGTACCCAATCTCACCGAAGCGGCCTTCTTATTGGACGAACCCTATGTCGGTGAAAACTATGATCAAAACTATGTTGAAGAACTGCTGGTTAAATTATCTCAATTGGGTTCTAAAAAAGTAGTGCTAACCGGCATTTCATTTGATGACTCAAAGCTTGGTGCCGCTACCTATGACGCCGATGCCAATACCTTTGATTATGCTTTCAATGACCGGATATCCGATTTTTTCCATGGTACCGGCGATATCTTTGGGAGTACCCTGCTTTCAGCGCTGCTAAACGATTTTAGTTTGAAAGACTCCTCTCAAATTGCAGTTGACTATACCCGGGAATGTATTATCAAAACAGTCGAACTCAATCAGGAAAAACGTTATGGTGTCTGTTTTGAACGTGCCATCCCCTACCTGATCAAACGATTGGGATTATAA
- a CDS encoding prepilin-type N-terminal cleavage/methylation domain-containing protein, producing MNKKILRSKNGYTIMELLISLSILSLLTVAMLTTAFGSGDRISKDAYESECEQILFTLLEYQNEAIMDGYRRQVRFLDGGVQVSWTKDRVNHKVYVPVKTLTFSGDFTGAAVLNLYEHGTVSQGGTLYLTSLDGAVKKIVVQVGNGRIYLDGP from the coding sequence ATGAATAAAAAAATTCTAAGATCTAAAAATGGTTATACGATTATGGAATTATTGATTTCGTTGTCGATTTTGTCACTGCTCACCGTAGCCATGCTTACGACGGCATTTGGCAGCGGTGATCGCATAAGCAAGGACGCTTATGAGTCAGAATGCGAGCAAATTCTCTTTACGTTGCTGGAGTATCAAAATGAAGCAATCATGGATGGTTATCGTCGCCAGGTTCGATTTTTGGATGGTGGCGTTCAAGTTTCCTGGACAAAAGATCGGGTGAATCATAAAGTTTATGTACCGGTGAAAACATTGACGTTTTCTGGAGATTTTACTGGAGCTGCGGTTTTAAATCTTTATGAACATGGAACGGTATCCCAGGGTGGGACACTCTATCTAACCAGTTTAGATGGGGCTGTCAAAAAAATTGTTGTTCAGGTTGGTAATGGAAGGATTTATTTAGATGGCCCATAG
- a CDS encoding prepilin-type N-terminal cleavage/methylation domain-containing protein, with product MAHRISKIGKQLQKSRNGYTLVEAIIAIAVCGFGLAMILGLYGMAIKTEMVSKTIYEQSLEINSITDEINLSLMDGTARSLSEHVDFILKSNYPDYQLQEIKQETQTNLYQLKILHKGLNSRDKEFDIKIFWRQDETPDT from the coding sequence ATGGCCCATAGAATCAGCAAAATCGGCAAGCAGCTACAAAAATCCCGAAATGGGTATACATTGGTAGAAGCGATTATTGCCATCGCGGTTTGTGGATTTGGTTTGGCCATGATTTTAGGGCTCTATGGAATGGCAATCAAAACAGAAATGGTATCCAAAACAATTTATGAACAGTCGCTGGAAATCAATAGTATCACCGACGAGATTAATTTAAGTTTAATGGATGGTACAGCCCGAAGTCTTAGTGAACACGTTGATTTTATTTTAAAAAGCAATTATCCCGACTATCAGCTGCAAGAAATCAAACAAGAAACCCAAACTAACTTATATCAGCTTAAGATTTTACACAAAGGTCTTAACAGTAGGGATAAGGAATTTGATATTAAAATATTCTGGAGGCAAGATGAGACACCAGATACTTAG
- a CDS encoding prepilin-type N-terminal cleavage/methylation domain-containing protein: MRHQILRKNQGFSLIEVLTSLMVISLVLGLLLSGLIFVNTIKEKTQINQKLFYSERYLNLYFQKQILKSETIYFVNNRIYLQDMENPELYYNYYQYNNGFLRRYKVYKNGLNPIGSGGNSQFADNIKSFSLTLGANKEILLNYTLAIDGEIYQRKTTIKHGRTVVIL; this comes from the coding sequence ATGAGACACCAGATACTTAGAAAAAATCAAGGTTTTTCGCTGATTGAAGTTCTGACATCATTGATGGTTATTTCATTGGTGCTTGGGCTGCTCTTGTCAGGTCTCATCTTTGTGAACACCATTAAAGAAAAAACGCAAATTAATCAGAAATTATTTTACAGTGAGCGATATCTTAATTTATATTTTCAAAAACAAATTTTGAAATCTGAAACAATTTATTTTGTAAACAACCGGATTTATCTCCAGGATATGGAAAATCCGGAGTTGTATTATAATTATTATCAATATAATAATGGTTTTTTACGTCGGTATAAGGTCTATAAAAATGGTTTGAACCCGATTGGATCAGGAGGAAACAGTCAATTTGCCGATAATATTAAGTCATTTTCGCTGACCTTGGGGGCAAATAAAGAAATTCTGCTGAACTACACACTGGCCATTGACGGCGAAATCTATCAACGGAAGACGACCATTAAACATGGAAGAACGGTAGTAATATTATGA
- a CDS encoding prepilin-type N-terminal cleavage/methylation domain-containing protein: protein MGNKSKSVKQLNNVSGFTLMEIIVVIAILGALAALAIPQFTGVLENAQKKTDLANIRIVESAIELYQAEIGKIPASVDSFNELITELNRVGYIKSTELLAVSKGKSFSYDAATNKITLIDSVK, encoded by the coding sequence GTGGGAAATAAAAGCAAATCAGTCAAGCAGCTAAATAATGTGTCAGGCTTTACATTGATGGAAATTATTGTCGTGATTGCTATTTTAGGAGCGCTGGCAGCTTTGGCAATCCCACAGTTTACTGGTGTTCTTGAAAACGCTCAGAAAAAAACAGATTTAGCGAATATTCGAATTGTTGAAAGTGCGATTGAACTTTATCAAGCTGAAATTGGAAAGATACCAGCAAGTGTCGATTCTTTTAATGAATTGATCACCGAACTGAATCGGGTTGGTTATATTAAAAGTACGGAATTGCTGGCCGTTAGTAAAGGAAAAAGCTTCAGTTACGATGCGGCGACAAACAAGATAACATTGATCGATTCGGTGAAATAA
- a CDS encoding RecX family transcriptional regulator, with protein sequence MATITKEKAMDLAVKYLSFKSRTTSEMVEYLKKKDVAAEIINQVIAKLGEYRYIDDVVYLKNYVENNRYLNYYGSRRMLQDLKKRGISDELLLTLEDLFPKEEEYKSCEAVAKKNLRTLNGQTTAQKRKKLYDKLGRMGYPNDMILDIIRILISEEEPPELSEEEIAVAEKKLREKLNRDYEKYARTHGNKGAQGKDLMFRIKKSLMGRGYPYEMINEKLDQMNED encoded by the coding sequence ATGGCAACAATCACAAAGGAAAAAGCGATGGATTTGGCAGTAAAATACCTGTCATTTAAGTCCCGAACTACCAGTGAAATGGTCGAATACCTCAAGAAAAAGGATGTGGCGGCTGAAATCATCAATCAGGTGATCGCAAAGTTGGGAGAATATCGATACATTGATGATGTGGTTTATCTGAAAAATTATGTGGAAAACAATCGATATCTGAATTATTACGGATCCCGACGAATGCTTCAGGATTTAAAAAAACGCGGAATTAGCGATGAATTACTGCTTACGCTGGAAGATCTTTTCCCAAAGGAAGAGGAATATAAAAGCTGCGAAGCGGTTGCCAAGAAAAATTTGCGAACCTTGAATGGACAAACCACTGCTCAAAAACGAAAAAAACTTTATGATAAGTTGGGAAGAATGGGCTATCCCAATGATATGATCCTGGATATTATCCGGATATTGATTTCAGAGGAAGAACCTCCCGAGTTAAGTGAGGAAGAAATTGCTGTTGCTGAAAAGAAATTAAGAGAAAAATTAAATCGGGATTACGAAAAATATGCCAGGACCCATGGGAATAAGGGCGCTCAGGGTAAGGATTTGATGTTTCGGATTAAAAAAAGCCTGATGGGTCGGGGTTATCCTTATGAGATGATCAATGAGAAACTGGATCAGATGAACGAAGACTAG